The following coding sequences are from one Rathayibacter sp. VKM Ac-2760 window:
- a CDS encoding carbohydrate ABC transporter permease, with protein sequence MTATITPTTAIALGEPQEGKRPRRPSRDSYRINWWATALIAVCSLTILLPLYFAVVTALKTPDQLGGTGFELPTSISWENFAAAWEATRFPQAFVNTALITVGAVALTLFSNSMVAYAVARNLDKPFFKGVYFYLLAAVFVPFPIIMLPVVKETALLGLDNQVGLILLYAVFGLSINTFIYTAFIRSIPIELEEAARTDGASTWRTYWQIIFPLLGPMNATVGILTCVWAWNDFILPLVVLSDPSARTLPLAEYVFQGQFNTNYTVAFASYLMAMAPLLIVYLFAQRWVVSGVMRGSIK encoded by the coding sequence ATGACCGCGACCATCACCCCCACGACCGCCATCGCCCTCGGCGAGCCGCAGGAGGGGAAGCGCCCGCGCCGCCCCTCCCGCGACTCCTACAGGATCAACTGGTGGGCCACCGCGCTCATCGCCGTCTGCTCGCTGACGATCCTGCTGCCGCTCTACTTCGCCGTCGTCACGGCGCTGAAGACGCCGGACCAGCTCGGCGGCACCGGCTTCGAGCTGCCGACCTCGATCTCCTGGGAGAACTTCGCCGCGGCCTGGGAGGCGACCCGCTTCCCGCAGGCCTTCGTCAACACCGCGCTGATCACGGTGGGGGCGGTCGCGCTGACGCTCTTCTCGAACTCGATGGTCGCCTACGCCGTCGCCCGCAATCTCGACAAGCCGTTCTTCAAGGGCGTCTACTTCTACCTGCTCGCCGCGGTCTTCGTGCCGTTCCCGATCATCATGCTGCCGGTGGTGAAGGAGACTGCACTGCTGGGCCTGGACAACCAGGTCGGGCTGATCCTGCTCTACGCCGTCTTCGGCCTCTCGATCAACACCTTCATCTACACGGCCTTCATCCGCTCGATCCCGATCGAGCTCGAGGAGGCGGCCCGCACCGACGGCGCCTCGACCTGGCGCACCTACTGGCAGATCATCTTCCCGCTGCTCGGACCGATGAACGCCACCGTCGGGATCCTCACCTGCGTCTGGGCCTGGAACGACTTCATCCTGCCGCTGGTGGTGCTCTCCGACCCGTCGGCCCGCACCCTGCCGCTCGCGGAGTACGTCTTCCAGGGGCAGTTCAACACCAACTACACCGTCGCCTTCGCCTCGTACCTGATGGCGATGGCCCCGCTGCTGATCGTCTACCTCTTCGCCCAGCGCTGGGTCGTCAGCGGCGTGATGCGCGGCTCGATCAAGTAG
- a CDS encoding sugar ABC transporter permease, whose protein sequence is MTTTTTAAPQTPATTPPVAPRKRTLGRTSKTFYWMTVPAVLLFFVLHTVPVLTGIFFSFTNYAGYGSWDLIGFSNYLALLQDDRVWKAYGFTFGFAIVATILVNVISLGIAIALNAKIKFQTAFRGIYFIPYVLSTLVIGYVFQYLFANSLPQIVGAIPVLGENILANADWAWVAIVILAVWQASAFSIIIYLAGLQTIPGELYEATSLDGATPWRQFTSITFPLIASFFTINMVLSMKNFLQVFDHIVALTNGGPGTSTESITLLIYRGGFQGGEYAYQTANAVLYFLIIIVVSLIQFRVLSRREASF, encoded by the coding sequence ATGACCACGACCACGACGGCGGCGCCCCAGACGCCGGCCACCACGCCTCCGGTCGCCCCGCGCAAGCGGACGCTCGGCCGCACCTCGAAGACGTTCTACTGGATGACGGTCCCCGCCGTCCTGCTCTTCTTCGTCCTGCACACCGTGCCGGTCCTCACCGGCATCTTCTTCAGCTTCACGAACTACGCCGGCTACGGCTCGTGGGACCTGATCGGCTTCTCGAACTACCTGGCCCTGCTCCAGGACGACCGGGTCTGGAAGGCCTACGGCTTCACCTTCGGCTTCGCGATCGTGGCGACGATCCTGGTCAACGTGATCTCGCTCGGGATCGCCATCGCCCTGAACGCGAAGATCAAGTTCCAGACGGCCTTCCGCGGGATCTACTTCATCCCCTACGTGCTCTCGACCCTGGTCATCGGCTACGTCTTCCAGTACCTCTTCGCGAACTCGCTCCCGCAGATCGTCGGAGCGATCCCGGTGCTCGGCGAGAACATCCTCGCGAACGCCGACTGGGCCTGGGTGGCGATCGTGATCCTGGCGGTCTGGCAGGCCTCGGCCTTCTCGATCATCATCTACCTCGCCGGTCTGCAGACCATTCCGGGGGAGCTCTACGAGGCGACCTCGCTCGACGGCGCGACGCCCTGGCGGCAGTTCACCTCGATCACGTTCCCGCTGATCGCGTCCTTCTTCACGATCAACATGGTCCTGTCGATGAAGAACTTCCTCCAGGTCTTCGACCACATCGTCGCCCTCACCAACGGCGGGCCGGGCACCTCGACCGAGTCGATCACGCTGCTGATCTACCGCGGTGGCTTCCAGGGCGGCGAGTACGCCTATCAGACGGCCAACGCCGTCCTCTACTTCCTCATCATCATCGTGGTCTCGCTGATCCAGTTCCGAGTCCTCAGCCGCAGAGAGGCGTCCTTCTGA
- a CDS encoding magnesium chelatase, producing the protein MRPQISTLGRLRASGHVQKTLRTEIRDNLLDALREGRDPWPGLHGFQDTVIPQVERAVIAGHDIVLLGERGQGKTRLLRTLNGLLDEWTPVIDGSELGEHPYEPITSISRRRAEELGDELPVAWRSREERYVEKLATPDTSVADLIGDVDPMKVAEGRSLGDPETIHFGLIPRSHRGIVAINELPDLAERIQVAMLNVMEERDIQIRGYVLRLPLDVLVVASANPEDYTNRGRIITPLKDRFGAEIRTHYPTALVDEIAVIRQEADLVATVPDALIEILARFTRALRESSSVDQRSGVSARFAIAGAETIAAAALHRATRRGEEEAVARPIDLETAVDVLGGKIEFESGEEGREDEILDHLLRQATAETVRAHLRGLDLAPLVSAVENGVMITTGEQVTAQEFLDALPPLGESTLYDDIADRLEAVGAGRRAGAVELALEGLYLSRKLSKETGGGEAVYG; encoded by the coding sequence ATGCGCCCCCAGATCAGCACCCTCGGCCGGCTGCGCGCCTCCGGGCACGTGCAGAAGACCCTCCGCACCGAGATCCGCGACAACCTCCTCGACGCCCTCCGCGAGGGCCGCGACCCCTGGCCCGGCCTGCACGGCTTCCAGGACACCGTCATCCCCCAGGTCGAGCGGGCGGTGATCGCCGGGCACGACATCGTGCTGCTCGGCGAGCGCGGCCAGGGCAAGACCCGCCTCCTCCGCACGCTCAACGGCCTGCTCGACGAGTGGACCCCCGTCATCGACGGCTCCGAGCTCGGCGAGCACCCCTACGAGCCGATCACCTCGATCAGCAGGCGCCGGGCGGAGGAGCTCGGCGACGAGCTGCCCGTCGCCTGGCGCAGCCGCGAGGAGCGCTACGTCGAGAAGCTGGCCACGCCGGACACGAGCGTCGCCGACCTCATCGGCGACGTCGACCCGATGAAGGTGGCCGAGGGCCGCAGCCTCGGCGACCCGGAGACCATCCACTTCGGCCTCATCCCGCGCAGCCACCGCGGCATCGTCGCGATCAACGAGCTGCCCGACCTCGCCGAGCGCATCCAGGTCGCGATGCTCAACGTGATGGAGGAGCGCGACATCCAGATCCGCGGCTACGTCCTGCGCCTGCCGCTCGACGTCCTCGTCGTCGCGAGCGCCAACCCCGAGGACTACACGAACCGCGGCCGGATCATCACCCCGCTGAAGGACCGCTTCGGCGCCGAGATCCGCACCCACTACCCGACGGCCCTCGTCGACGAGATCGCCGTGATCCGCCAGGAGGCCGACCTCGTCGCGACCGTGCCCGACGCCCTGATCGAGATCCTCGCCCGCTTCACCCGGGCCCTGCGCGAGTCCTCCTCCGTCGACCAGCGCAGCGGCGTCAGCGCCCGCTTCGCCATCGCCGGCGCCGAGACCATCGCCGCCGCCGCGCTGCACCGGGCCACCCGGCGCGGCGAGGAGGAGGCGGTCGCCCGCCCGATCGACCTCGAGACCGCGGTCGACGTGCTCGGCGGCAAGATCGAGTTCGAGTCGGGGGAGGAGGGCCGCGAGGACGAGATCCTCGACCACCTCCTCCGCCAGGCCACCGCCGAGACGGTCCGCGCTCACCTGCGCGGGCTCGACCTCGCCCCGCTCGTCAGCGCCGTCGAGAACGGCGTGATGATCACGACCGGCGAGCAGGTGACGGCGCAGGAGTTCCTCGACGCGCTGCCGCCGCTCGGCGAGTCGACCCTCTACGACGACATCGCCGACCGGCTCGAGGCCGTCGGCGCCGGCCGCCGCGCGGGCGCCGTCGAGCTCGCCCTCGAGGGCCTCTACCTCTCGCGCAAGCTCAGCAAGGAGACCGGCGGAGGCGAGGCCGTCTATGGCTGA
- a CDS encoding extracellular solute-binding protein — MTPRHVPPPGALSRRLFLSAAASAASIAALASCASPGAASGVTTLDFFQFKAEAVEDFARIIAQFEAANPDIRVIANNVPDPDTALRTLLVKDKIPDVLTLNGSGYYADLAKAGVFHDFTGDELVERVNPAALEIIDALGSFNGEEINALAFANNADGILYNRTIFADNGIEVPTTWDELIAVCDTLVAAGITPFYGALLDNWTGAPAFNALGGQLQPDGFFDAMRAEGADLGPDSPVSFSKDYALAMERLGQLFSYTQEGSFGRGYDDGNQAFAAGEAAMYPQGIWAINPVRTNNPDIDLGVFPYPVLDDPADTKVTSGVDVAVAIGRGTPKLEAARRFVAFLLDPAVVEPYVESQAAFSPLVGAAPNSDPTLAELQPYFEQGRLIGFVDHQIPASIPLNPTLQAFLASGDADAALRTLDSEWRKVAARTTRK; from the coding sequence ATGACCCCTCGCCACGTCCCGCCGCCCGGCGCCCTGTCCCGGCGCCTGTTCCTCTCGGCCGCCGCGTCCGCCGCATCGATCGCCGCCCTCGCCTCCTGCGCCTCGCCCGGCGCGGCGAGCGGAGTCACCACGCTCGACTTCTTCCAGTTCAAGGCCGAGGCCGTGGAGGACTTCGCCCGGATCATCGCGCAGTTCGAGGCCGCCAACCCCGACATCCGCGTGATCGCCAACAACGTGCCCGACCCGGACACCGCCCTGCGCACACTGCTCGTCAAGGACAAGATCCCCGACGTACTCACCCTCAACGGCTCCGGCTACTACGCCGATCTCGCCAAGGCCGGCGTCTTCCACGACTTCACCGGCGACGAGCTCGTCGAGCGGGTGAACCCGGCGGCGCTCGAGATCATCGACGCCCTCGGCAGCTTCAACGGCGAGGAGATCAACGCGCTCGCCTTCGCCAACAACGCCGACGGCATCCTCTACAACCGCACGATCTTCGCCGACAACGGCATCGAGGTCCCCACCACCTGGGACGAGCTGATCGCCGTCTGCGACACCCTCGTCGCCGCCGGCATCACCCCGTTCTACGGCGCGCTGCTCGACAACTGGACGGGCGCCCCGGCGTTCAACGCCCTCGGTGGCCAGCTGCAGCCCGACGGCTTCTTCGACGCGATGCGCGCGGAAGGAGCCGACCTGGGCCCCGACTCGCCCGTCTCGTTCTCCAAGGACTACGCGCTGGCGATGGAGCGCCTCGGCCAGCTGTTCTCCTACACCCAGGAGGGCTCGTTCGGCCGCGGCTACGACGACGGCAACCAGGCCTTCGCGGCCGGCGAGGCCGCGATGTACCCGCAGGGCATCTGGGCGATCAACCCGGTCCGCACCAACAACCCCGACATCGATCTCGGCGTCTTCCCCTACCCGGTGCTCGACGATCCCGCCGACACGAAGGTCACCTCCGGCGTCGACGTCGCGGTCGCGATCGGCCGCGGCACCCCGAAGCTGGAGGCCGCGCGCCGCTTCGTCGCCTTCCTGCTCGACCCCGCCGTGGTCGAGCCGTACGTCGAGAGCCAGGCCGCGTTCTCGCCGCTCGTCGGCGCCGCCCCCAACAGCGACCCGACGCTCGCCGAGCTGCAGCCCTACTTCGAGCAGGGCCGCCTGATCGGCTTCGTCGACCACCAGATCCCCGCGAGCATCCCGCTCAACCCCACCCTCCAGGCGTTCCTCGCCAGTGGAGACGCGGACGCCGCGCTCCGCACCCTCGACAGTGAGTGGCGCAAGGTCGCGGCACGCACCACCCGGAAGTGA
- a CDS encoding PQQ-dependent sugar dehydrogenase → MSHAVLRSALVGATLALGVGLASCSTTPAAPRPDARELIGASSVAEGLEAPWSVAFVDGTALVSERDSGRVLELAADGSARGIGVVEGVVAEGESGLLGLAVDGRTLFAYSTAADGNRIQRFALEGEPGSFALGPPETILEGIPAARTHDGGRLAIGPDGMLYATVGDAGRREAAQDLDQLSGKILRMTLDGAVPDDNPYPGSLVWSSGHRNPQGLAWAEDGTLFASEFGQDTWDELNVIEPGANYGWPEVEGIAGEDGFVDPVQQWQPDAASPSGMTELDGVLYLANLRGEVLRAVPVADPSASTDYAVGEYGRLRDAVAAPDGSLWFVTSNTDGRGSPGADDDRIIGVAPPASD, encoded by the coding sequence ATGTCCCATGCCGTCCTCCGCTCCGCCCTCGTCGGCGCGACCCTCGCGCTCGGCGTGGGGCTCGCCTCGTGCAGCACGACTCCTGCCGCTCCTCGCCCCGATGCGCGCGAGCTGATCGGCGCGAGCAGCGTCGCGGAGGGACTCGAGGCGCCGTGGTCGGTCGCGTTCGTCGACGGCACGGCGCTCGTCAGCGAGCGCGACAGCGGGCGGGTGCTCGAGCTCGCGGCGGACGGCTCCGCGCGTGGGATCGGCGTCGTCGAGGGCGTGGTCGCCGAGGGCGAGAGCGGGCTGCTCGGGCTGGCGGTCGACGGGCGCACGCTGTTCGCCTACTCGACCGCGGCCGACGGCAATCGGATCCAGCGGTTCGCACTCGAGGGCGAGCCGGGGTCGTTCGCGCTCGGCCCGCCCGAGACGATCCTGGAAGGCATCCCCGCCGCGCGCACCCACGACGGCGGGCGCCTCGCGATCGGCCCCGACGGGATGCTCTACGCCACCGTCGGCGACGCCGGGCGGCGCGAGGCGGCGCAGGACCTCGACCAGCTCTCGGGCAAGATCCTGCGGATGACGCTCGACGGCGCCGTGCCCGACGACAACCCGTACCCGGGCTCGCTCGTCTGGAGCAGCGGGCACCGCAATCCGCAGGGCCTGGCCTGGGCCGAGGACGGCACGCTCTTCGCGAGCGAGTTCGGGCAGGACACCTGGGACGAGCTGAACGTGATCGAGCCGGGCGCGAACTACGGCTGGCCCGAGGTCGAGGGGATCGCCGGCGAGGACGGCTTCGTCGATCCGGTGCAGCAGTGGCAGCCGGACGCGGCCAGCCCGAGCGGGATGACCGAGCTGGACGGCGTGCTCTACCTGGCGAACCTGCGCGGCGAGGTGCTGCGCGCGGTGCCGGTCGCGGATCCGTCGGCCTCGACCGACTACGCGGTCGGCGAGTACGGGCGGCTGCGGGACGCGGTGGCGGCGCCGGACGGATCCCTGTGGTTCGTGACCAGCAACACCGACGGGCGCGGGTCGCCGGGTGCGGACGACGACCGCATCATCGGCGTCGCTCCACCGGCCTCCGACTGA